TCATTCGCAATTCTTCATTTAAACTCTGaatcagcttccaattcttcatctccatgaatcTCAGCTACAACCCAATCCTGTAATACATCTTCTCTACCAACAAGCATTATCAGATTCAAGCTCCTTCTTTGTAAAGGAATTTCGAGTCCAAAGCCGCGAGTACAGTCATGAATTTGATGTAATAATTTTTTGGCTTCCGTGCTTCCAACACATTTGCATAGAATTCCTCCGGTTGTGATAAAGTATAATTAATCTCCCATCTATTATTTTATACTTGCTCAAATCCTTCCACGATAATTGTCGGTCCTCAGGTTGTTGTTTAAGATCGTTTAGGATTGGGCGTCGCCAGTCATCCGCGTCCTCAAAAATGACATCCTCGAACCAAGTTGATGGAATTGTGTTTTTTATTACCGTGATAGTTTCTTCGGTCACATTTATCATCTGCATACTAGATGCCAGAGTAGTTAGGGCGTCAGCGTGTCTATTAGATGTTCTGCCTGTGTGAGCGAGTGACACGTTGTCAAATTCTTCGATTAATCTCTGAAATTTATCTCGGTATGCGGCTAACGTTGGTTCCTTAACACTGAATTCACCTAACGTTTGCTGTATTAGAAATCGAGAGTCCCCTTTAACTTCGACGTTTCTAGCTCCCAGGTTTCTAGCAATTTTTAAACCTAAAAGAAAAGTTTCGTATTCAGCAGCGTTATTCGTGCATGGGAAGTCGAGTTTAAATGCCTTGGATATCAGTTCATCATCTGGGGTAATCAGAACAACCCCTGCACCTCCTTTGTGTCCATGCGATGATCCGTCAAAGTAAAGTAACCACGACTTGGATTCTTCTTCCATAGATATTTCTCCGGGGATGTCTTCATGGAGAGAAGTTGTTTCACACCCTGGAAAAGCTGCCAACAAGTCTGCAATAGCTTGACCCCGGATCCCCTTAGGTTTTGCTGGTTGGAGGGAGAATTCAAAAAGTTGCACTGACCAACGGGCCATCCCTCCTGACGGGATAGTGGTCGCAGAAAAATAAGCTATTGGGTTTCCCGACGCCACTACATAGGTTCGGTGCGCTAGCAGATAATGTCTTAGTTTCTGTGCTGCTAGAATTAAGGGAAGACATGCCTTTTCCGCTGGTGAGTAACGTAGCTCCGCATCTTTTAGTGCTTTGCTTATATAATATATAGGGGTTAGGTTGTCATTCCCCATGTCTTGGACGAGCACTGCACCTATTGCTTTATCGGTGTTTGCAACATAGAGATATAAAGGTTCCCCCGGGATTGGAGGGCGCATCACATGTGGGTGTGTTAGGCACACTTTGATTTTGTCAAATGCCATCTGCTGCTCTTCCGCCCATACCCAACTGGATCCTTTTCTGAGTAGCGGAAGAAGGCTTGCCATGCTGGTGTCCAAAACCGGTATAAATCGGCGTACATAGGAGACTTTGCCTATTAGCGCTTGAAGCTCTTCTTTGTTTTTAGGGGCTGACATTTCCATGATTGTATTTTCCTTATCTTCATCCATTTCGATCCCAGCCTTAGTGACTTTAAACCCCAAAACCTTTCCGGAAGTTACCCCGAAAGTACATTTAGCTGGGTTCATTTTGAGACCATAATTCCGACATCGAGACAAAACCCGCCTAAGGTTAGGCACAAACTCTGCTCTCTTCTTCGCCTTAACAATGATGTCGTCCACATACACTTCCATTTCCTTGTGGTTGAGGTCTTGGAAGATGagagtcatggctcgttgatatgTGGCACCTGCATTCTTCAATCCGAAAGGCATAACCACGTAATAAAAATTTCCGACTGGTGTTGATAATGCCATTTTAGTAGCATCTGATTCTTTCATCTTGACTTGATTATAACCGCTGTACCCATTCATGAAGGCATACAGATCGTGGTCATCCGTGGAATCAACAACGAGATCAATGAGAGGGAggggaaaatcgtctttggggcacGCCTTGTTGAGGTGTCGAAAGTCAACACAACATCAAATCTTGCCATTCTTTTTCTCAACCGGGATAATATTGGCTAACCATGTTGGGTGATATATGGGTTTGATATAACCCGCTTCTAGTAACTTCgaaactttttctttgatttgttgTTCAACCTTGTGGGAAATTTTCCTCCGGGGTTGCTTTACTGGTTTAAAAGATGGTGAGGTCTTGAGTTCATGTGAGACAAGGGATGGGTTTTAGCCCCGGCATGTCCTCATATGTCCAGGCAAACACATCTTGAAATTCCATTAATACGCCTTCTAACTCTTCGCGTTCTTCTACTGTTAGGCTGCTGCCAATTTGAACCTTCTTCGAATCCTCCGGGGTGCCTAGGTTTAACGGGATTGTTGGTTGCAAAAGTTCGATGTTCCCAATCGTGTTCTGGTTCATTTACAGTTAAATTTCCCAATTTTTGTATGACTTGTTCCTCTTCCGCCACCATGATTTCTTCAACAACATATTGATACGTTTTCGTTCCATCAGGTTGAGTACAGCGTCGAAAATGCCCTTTTCGTTCACTCGTTCCTCCTcttcgcttcttcttcttcccaaaaTCATCCTCCGGGGTCACCGCACCTTGATCACTATAGAAAGCAGCTTCGGGGAAGAGATTATTTTCTTCGTCCGTGAACAGATTCTCTGTAGCTGCTACACGCCATTTTTTCCCTTCGCATAGAAACTTAAGACACTGATGATCAGTGGAGGATACTACCCCATGCCTATGCAACCACGGCTGACCCAAGATGATATGACATGTCAAGCTTGCTTCGGTTACATGGAAGAGTTCTATGTCCTTGATGGGTCCAACTGTGATCTCTATCTGTATAGTTCCAATTGTCCTATGTCTCTCTCCGCTGAAGTCTTGCACCTTAGTATTGAAACGTCTGATTATGACTGGTGGAATGCGTAGTCGGCGAATGGTATCCTGGGAAATTAGATTGAATGAGGCTTCGGTGTCTACAAATGCTCGGTTAAGGGTGTTTTTTCCTACCCCTACTGTGATGAACAAGGGGCGTAAGTGTCCTGTTTCAGTCATTCGATCCTCCTCCGAGAAAGTAATCTGCTTTGGGAAGTGTTTCTCCAGGTATTCACTAAGGTCTTCCCCGACAAAAATATTCAAGATGTGCCCACAGGCTAACTCTTGTTGCTGTTCGGTGAACCTGATCTCTCGAAAGAACTTAGAAAACACCTCCCGACATTCCTCTCGTACGATCCTGTCTTCCGGGTCTTCTCTCTCTCTGTCCCCGGAAGAAAATTCTCCCCTGGATTCCTTCTCGACACACATAGGATCTAAGATTCCTTCTCTTCGTCGGTGCTCTATCAACGCTACTTGGTGAGATTTTATTAAGTGGTTGATAAGCGAGTTTGTCTTGTCCCCGGATCTCCGGGGTGTTTTTTTTCCGAGCTCATGTTTACAATGTACTGGTACTGAGGACTAGTCCCCAGTGAAGTCGCCAAATGTAAATACCCAAATATTATTATAGGGTTATAAAgagactaatcccaatacacaatCAACCATCTAGAGAGCTCTAACTCTCTTGGGAGGATTCTTTCCTTTTATAGGAAAAGCCTGACATACAAATACCGTACACGTGTACCCTAAAGCCTTTTATAGTAAGTCTTTTATTATTAGCCGTACACATGTATTATTACAGCTGGGTTTATTTGGGTACTCGCCGACTATCATTTTCGGGGCAACCCGCCTCTGGGGTAACCCACTCATACTGCATCGTCGTGCGTAATGACCCCGGCCCTATCAATGGAGGCTTTGGCTTACACCCGGAGCCCCCATTTTCGTCCTCGGCTCTCGGTCAGAATCATGTGTTTACAGTATGCTCTAAACTTGTTCAGACTTTCAAAAAGTTGTGCACCACTCAGACTGAATATTCAACTTCCATTATAAGTTTCTTCAATGATACCTTGTACTAGTTTTGCAGGGACATACATTACGAATTCATTCGAGTTGGAGCCAGACCAAAATAATAGTGTGCTTTACGTCACAGcgttcttggttctttggttatccagggatatttttgatgacggctctggtaagaaggaaataagacaaGGTATTATCAAGTTCTCCATCAGGTTAGTAAAAGGTGTTGTTCTCCCCATTGGCagcttgtttctcggttctctgtacacacacttggatcacctggttgcggacatgcgtgtttcaaatggttacatgaaagtggactcgtacatCCACGTTGTTTTTCTCCaggcgtggttgtgggagcattttgaGAAGTATGCTCCCAAACCGATGGTTTCGCTTCCTGAGttttggggtggttctaggatacttcgctgggtgaacaGGCGCCCAAGATCCGGCTCGAGTCTGGTTAAGTTTCTTGACAATTCCCACACGATCAACTTTCGTCCGTGGGTTTCGGTGCATGGCTCCATAGTTCAAATAGACGCTTTTTCCTCCGTTCCAAATACAACTTTACTTTCTGAAAATAGTACGAGCGTTGGAGAGGTCgtgttcatgcgaagttgtaCGCATGGTTTCATACCGTcgttctttcgaggatcttgtcagAAAATCTCCTACAATATTGACAGGGCAGCTCgtcatatgggatttgaccaaggggtcccgatCCCTCGTCAGTCGGATGTTCCAGAAAACTTTTTGCCAGCCGCTCTTGATGTTAGTGCTCTTGCGCCGTGTATAAGTCTTCCCTTCCTGACTTCGACACGAAATCCGACAACAACTTCCAAGTATGACATATTCTGGCAGGACAAGTTCCTTGCCATTTATGGATTCGCGAATGACATAGTGAAGAATATCTGTGGTAAACCTTCTGCTGCAACTTTAGCAAGACACCCGTTGTTAAGGGATCCTTCTTCTACCAAGCAAAAATCCTCTAGCCCGGGCGTGGACAGTCCCCAAGCGAAGGTATAAAATCCGTGCAGATGGTTTCCAGTCGGATTCGACGTCTcttccgactttcagttcgtctaatatgcgggtaCATATGATTTTTCTTCCTGATTTTAGTTGGGTTGCGTATATCCTTTTATGGGCGTCTGTCCTTATGTATTTTCCAGGGTCTCAGCAGTGTGAACGTCTtcaccaaacttgcaagtagtcagaaaacaacgTTTCTCGAGACTGGTGAAGGGGAATCCGAGAAGGAATAAAGTTAAGAGTCTAGTGGTGGCGAGAATAGTTCTTCTGACAGCGGCGTCGAGTCTTCCTCTGGTGGGTATGAAACTGAATCAGTGAGTTTCCCGcatatttcttctttctttccatttttttttgaagtaaagACCAAATCGTGATGTCACAGGAGGGAGCCGCTCCTGAGGATGGTCTTGAAGTAGAGGCTCGTCATAGCGAAACGTGTATGTTCCTACAACTGTAGATACCACGCCTGTTGGTGACTTGTACATTGAAGTTAATCGTCCTGCAGATATTGTCGTGACCCAAGTAgcggagagtactccagtgactGCTGGCACGATTGTAGTTAGAAATCCCTTGTCGGTTGCTGATTCAGTTCCGGGTGCCACCTTTGCCCCTCCATTCCTGGTTCCTcatccagatcatgtgttgattgGGGGtttcagcgtgccagccaaatacgagacgttatataccaagatatgagaaaggtatggacacatcgcTACAACCAAAAAGGTCACTAGTCGGTTTGCGCcggtcaagcgtgtggaggaggctttatcttcgattgacgacatgtgcaacgtgactgtcCATACCGTTTCTGAAGACGTGGTCGCAAGatggaagttccatcgtgatgtgTGCATATACCATGGGTTCAACgttccctggtttgttgaaggCTATGCTGAGATTGAAAAGTTGAAAGCCATAGCGGTCGAAGGCCCTTGTTCGGATGAAATCGCACGGCAGGAGGCGGAAATTGAAaggttgtccaggaagctgaatctGAAAAGGGCGGCTTTCGAAAGCGCGAGGGAGGCTttttccaagaagagcaagccgttATTGGATAGTTTTCCTTGAATGCACtcatgtcttctgaacttcttcatttaggttttttttttttgaaaggcatatgaaacgcctagtttatggcttgattttttctaatttttgaattggtagataattgttacctatgagggttttggattattctttagGGATGAATTGTTTTTGgaataatgttgtttttggtttgcgaCTATAAGTAGCATAAATACTCCAAGAGAGTCATGGAATCGTGAATGTTGCGTGTCAGTAGAGGGCATGGGATGAAACATTACATGGCAATCGGTTCTTATCATTCTTGTAAaaacttgaagtagtagaccacgtattttgtctagcaagacttactcggttttttttttttggatctctTAACGAAAAATGGATCTTCGTGCTAGTCCGAGTTTTGTAAGAAGCGCCTTCGTGATTGTGGAAAAGTCCCCAATCGTCCCATAGTCATCTGATAATCGAGTAGTCGATCCCTGAGCGGCTCGTTTGCTTTTACCGtcttggaagtccccagtcatcccttgtcgtgtcatgaccgGTAACTGGGCcgcctggtaactgagtcgttgaTCCCTGGTCGGATCATTTGTCGTTATCGTCCCGAGACCTGAGTCGAACGATGAGATCGAGAATTGAAAATTGACAgtataaccgaaagatcaatctctcactgtggtcgccaattgtttgagggtgaaaacagtttctgctgatttcggtaatttcgtctgttgtgggtgagaaacgagcttaaaccctaaaaaatgtactgcaagggagtactttagattcgagagataaatttgtacaaatccggcctaaaccaagaaatggtcgttccagacttgcttcggtcacaaagtgaaggagaagggttggttttggggaggtaagcgaagagagtgttgagaccagaatagttgattctggaagagtagttgtttgacttgtatcagaaagtgaaagctaacagatggaaaagctaacaagtgaattctgagtgttgtatgctcctgaccaaaacttgttgtttggtggaaataggtaagacctatttatacaagtcgaagtgaaacgtacctggtctcgtaagaaatggaaacgaatgagtaaatgggaggaggtgataaccggtaacgcctggaattgatgttccataatgaaggaaagcgtttcaccattactccctgtatttactaaccgcctcatccttatgacactgtcttagagcataactcggtcaacctcgcatgcgttgctatatcaagcatgcttgtcaatgttagtgatcaaaactataaagtcttgattcctagcctgttagctaagtctcggactaggataggaaaagtgtagttgagctcaaggacttcatggtgatttaacgacaacgacgaagatctacaccaaggaactgtggaacttcatcaacaaaaaggtatgtgaagacttgaacttatctatcactcgaaagtctatctattctccTCCTACTTCTAGTGATACAAAAgtggtatgctatatagactagatcatatacacttgatatttcgagctgagtattcattgcttatcttttactcgaaatcatgtgttggtaaagcgtttcgctttgatcaggtttatcttcacctagtgatgaaagtcatgaaagtttcaatcactttggaaattgctctgacgaggaAGGTCTGtttttcttcacgactgaatatcaccctctgagaatgtttcaatgattggaatgagagtttagattatataaccatgtattccttgaatcgaagttttcaaactttgttgatcaagagaaatcggtaggattgtggaattggctttccaagtacgcgaacccagtccgcgaactgacggaagttctcgaccgagaaattctgctggggtTTCCAAAACTCGtctgtgtgctaagtccgcgaactggcagaagttctcgacccgagaatttctgctgagtttggaaaactcaaccgattaacttaagtccgcgaacttgtttgtgagcttaagaggttatgatctaaagatgtgctctgtacatgaaacattaattattaaggaatgttttatgaaaaccgtggctataatgttcatgagccgattctatcgaatcatatttgtttcaactgtgtcttgtgtagttatataaaatctcatagcaattgaacaactcttaactagttcatttgagtcaattggactagttatggtgaagaagaacatgattaatatgagatgctcatatggttgaccttttgggttatcatgttgaaccaacatacgtgtactcgtttgggcatggttttctcaaacccagtaaacgtgtacacaagtgtgtgtgacaagctatgtcttttgatctaacggttgagagatattggcttgaatctaaatcaggttttcatctaacagtggatagagtttgctttatacctaaggcaaaaccctgatttgaaaggctatatatatgagacatctagctagagcaaaactcaatccccacacgtctgtgtgatactagtgcgctcgctagagttgacCTCCATTAACCCaggattttcttctctaaaatcgggttaacgacttaaagaattcattgggtttgtgaagccagaccaatactacttttatcgtatttgtgtgatctgatcttgcatcttctatcgtacgagcacaatttgtgattgtcttgagatcgtgagagttctccgataggcaagataaagaagtcacaaacatcttcgtctcactgtttgtgattcctcgacaaaccgcctgtgtagtcaggaaggattatagagaggtgattgattaatctaggctgttcttcgggaatataagtccggattatcaattggttcctgttaccttgattttatatcttaagacggaacaaaacctagggtttatctgtgggagacaaatttatccttttgatagacttttctgtgtgagacagattcgtttattatcaagtatgtgattttgggttgcaacaactcttagttgtgggtgagatcagctaagggaatcaagtacgcagtgtcctgctgggatcagaggcgtaggagtacaactgtaccttgtatcagtgggagattggtaggggttcaactatagatcagtccgaagttagtttgcagtaggctagtgtctgtagcggcttaatacattgtgtattcaatctggactaggtcccggggtttttctgcatttgcgatttcctcgttaacaaaacttctggtgtctgtgttatttcttttctgcattatattttatataatagaaacaatacaggttgtgcgctaagatcatcaacttctctaatccaacctttggttgttgattgtagttgattgatccttggacattggtctttggtaccgtccaagttatctctctttgataaagactctcagatttttatttgcttgaataaagatcaaatcgagagattgagataataactccttgagataatttttatctagattgaatctgactgtccagttgattctctagcaaagtatttagaagttagtccatacagattgctaagcgaaatattgggtggtgttgttagacccccgctttttcaattggtatcagagcaggcaaacacgtttaagacctaactagtacgtgtttgtagagatctgactctatggatagaagtGTTATCTCTGTTAACGCaccaccagtcctcgatggctcaaactatctatggtggaatgttgttatgcgcacatttcttcagtcgcATGACTTCCAATTatggatatgtgttgtgaatggctaCGAGACTCCCGTTAttatggaaagagatgttgttgtaccaaaagatttatgtatgtacaacactgccgagttagttgctacaagcaaaactctgacgggttgaac
This DNA window, taken from Papaver somniferum cultivar HN1 chromosome 3, ASM357369v1, whole genome shotgun sequence, encodes the following:
- the LOC113359776 gene encoding uncharacterized protein LOC113359776; this translates as MNGYSGYNQVKMKESDATKMALSTPVGNFYYVVMPFGLKNAGATYQRAMTLIFQDLNHKEMEVYVDDIIVKAKKRAEFVPNLRRVLSRCRNYGLKMNPAKCTFGVTSGKVLGFKVTKAGIEMDEDKENTIMEMSAPKNKEELQALIGKVSYVRRFIPVLDTSMASLLPLLRKGSSWVWAEEQQMAFDKIKVCLTHPHVMRPPIPGEPLYLYVANTDKAIGAVLVQDMGNDNLTPIYYISKALKDAELRYSPAEKACLPLILAAQKLRHYLLAHRTYVVASGNPIAYFSATTIPSGGMARWSVQLFEFSLQPAKPKGIRGQAIADLLAAFPGCETTSLHEDIPGEISMEEESKSWLLYFDGSSHGHKGGAGVVLITPDDELISKAFKLDFPCTNNAAEYETFLLGLKIARNLGARNVEVKGDSRFLIQQTLGEFSVKEPTLAAYRDKFQRLIEEFDNVSLAHTGRTSNRHADALTTLASSMQMINVTEETITVIKNTIPSTWFEDVIFEDADDWRRPILNDLKQQPEDRQLSWKDLSKCCEEGYEDGGAEERLLLQGEMLRLIEAAEWKEKVLGASESNYLMQYYVVDCTSEEWQGRAKLSQVCVGMHEIAGKMALFEVVVGGNCKLMSRCSLSCWSLEMMKNEADGLMLQKVVQLLQGVYKAMGTASTSIAGSKLNRNGSTIVLVYGTDANVGVIGTAGEEQGYVGGLRLV